The region CGAGGAGAACGGCCTGGGGCCGCACATCCGGTACCACCACCGGGTGCTGGGCGCCGAGTGGTCGAGCGAGCGGGCGCGGTGGCTGGTGGAGATCGAGCGCACCGACACCGGTGAGCGGCTGCGGCTGAGCGCCGGGTGGCTGTTCAGCGCCTCCGGCTACTACCGCTACGACGAGGGCTTCACCCCGCGCTTCGAGGGCCGCGAGCGGTTCGCCGGCACGGTCGTGCACCCCCAGCACTGGCCGCGGGACCTGGACTACGCGGACGGAAAAGTCGCGGTGATCGGCAGCGGGGCCACCGCGGTCACGCTGGTCCCGGCGATGGCGCGCGAGGCCGGGCACGTCACCATGGTGCAGCGCACGCCCACGTACATCATGCCGGTGCCGCGCGGGGACGCCCTGGCCGACCGGCTGCGCAGGGTCTTCGGTGACGAGCGGGGCCACCGGATGGCACGGCGTAAGAACATCTGGAAGAGCGCCCTGGTCTGGAGGTTCTGCCGGCGCTTTCCCAAGGCGGCGCGCGGGCTCATCCGCCGGGTGACGGTCGCGCAGCTGCCCGCCGGGTACCCGGTGGACGAGCACTTCTCCCCGCCCTACGACCCCTGGGACCAGCGGCTGTGCGCGGCGCCCGACGGCGACTTCTTCCGGGCGGTCCGCTCGGGGCGGGCGTCGGTGGTGACCGACCGGATCGCCTCCTTCACGGAGAAGGGGCTGCTGCTGGAGTCGGGGCGGGAGGTGGAGGCCGACGTCGTCGTCACCGCCACCGGCCTGAACCTCCGGCTGTTCGGCGGTGTGGAGCTGACGGTGGACGGCGCGCCGGTGCGCCTGCCCGACACGGTGGCCTACAAGGGGATGATGCTGTCGGGGGTGCCCAACCTGGCGTTCGCGGTCGGGTACACCAACACGTCCTGGACGCTCAAGGTCGGCCTGCTGTGCGAGCACTTCTGCCGCCTGCTGGAGCACATGGACGCCCGCGGGTACGACATCTGCGTGCCCGAGCCCTCGGATCCGGGGATGCCCACGCGCCCGCTGCTGGACTTCGCGGCCGGGTACGTGCGGCGGTCGGTGGCGGAGCTGCCCCGCCAGGGCGACCGCGCCCCGTGGCTGACCTCCACGGGCTACACCGAGGACGTGGCACTGCTGCGGGCGGACCGGGTGGCCGACCCCGAACTGCGCTTCGCGAGGGCGGCGGCGCCGGTGCGGACGGAGGCGTCGGCGTGACGGGGGAGGACCGGTTCGCCGACCTGTCGGACGGCACGCGGATCTGCTACCGCGTCCAGGGGCCGCCGGAGGGGGTCCCGGTGCTGCTCATCGCGGGCCTGGGACTGGACCTGACGTCCTGGCCCCGGCGGATGGTCGACGGGCTCCTGGACCGGGGCGCGCGGGTGGTCGCCTTCGACAACCGGGACGCGGGCCGCTCCACGCGGGTGCCGACGCCGTCGCCGTCCCCCTTGCACAGCGTGCTGGGTCGGCCGCGCCCGGACTCCTACGACCTGGGCGCCATGGCCGCGGACACCGTGGGCCTGCTGGACCACCTGGGCATCGAACGCGCCCACCTGGTGGGGATGTCGATGGGCGGCATGATCGGGCAGACCCTCGCGGCCCGCCACCCCGACCGGACGGCGTCGCTCACGTCGGTCTTCTCCACCACGGGGGAGCGGCGGGTGGGCCGGGTGGCGTGGTCGAGCCTGGCCCGCATGGGCGGGCGCCCGGCGCGCACGGTCGAGGAGTCGGTGCGCAAGCACCTGGCGTTCCTGCGGCACATCGGGTCGGCGGTCTTCCCGCCGGACATCGACGAGGAGGTCGCCTGGGCGCGGGGCCTGTGGGAGCGGGCCGGGGGAGTGCGGGCCCGCAGCGGGGTGCCGCGGCAGATCGGGGCCATCCACGCCTCGGGGGACCGGACCCGGGAGCTGGCGCGGATCGGCGCCCCCACGCTCGTGGTGCACGGGGACGTGGACCTCATGGTGCACCCCAGCGGCGGGCGGGCCACCGCGCGGGCCGTGCCGGGGGCCAGGTTCGTGGAGATCGGGGGGATGGCCCACCACCTGGCCCCGGGGGTGGTGGATCGGCTGGTGGACCTGGTCCGGGACCACACGGCCCGCGCCGGGGGCTGAGCCCGGGGGCCGGTGCGCGCGGCGCGCACCGGCCCCGGCGGGTCAGGGGGCGACGCCGCTCAGCTCGTTGGGGGTCTCCTCCAGGGTGGTCGACGCGGTGACCTCGCCGGTCTCCAGGTTCAGGGCGTGGACCTGGCGGGTGGCGGTGTCGGTCACGTAGGCGGTGCCGCCGCGGACGAAGAGGGCCGGGCGCGGCTGCTGCCACTCCAGCGGCTCCTCCCAGGCGTCCATCAGCTCGATGGAGTCGGTGAGCTCGGCGGTCTCGGGGTCGATGACGTGCAGGGAGCCGTCGGTGCCCAGGACCAGGGCCTCGTCCCCGGGGCCGCGGCCCAGGGAGCGGAAGGTGTAGCTGGAGGGCAGCTCGACCAGGGTGAGCGAGGCGTCGGAGGTGTCGATCAGGGAGACCTGCTCGGGGCGCTCCAGTTCGGCGTCCGGGTCGGTCTTGTAGTCGCCCAGGACGATGGGCGAGGTGTCGGATCCGGCCTGGTTGCCGATGCGGCCGTAGTCGTGCTCGGCGTCGACCTTGGTGAACCCGTCGTCGCCGTAGACCAGGACGCCGTCCTCGCAGCCGATGACGATGGTGTCGCCCTCGGCGGCGGCCTCGCCGTGGACGCCGGGGCAGTCCTCGCTGCGGGCGATCTCCTCGCCGTCGGCGTCCAGGACGAGGGCGCCGGTGCGCTCCTCCTCGGTGCCGATGGTGAGCAGGAGTTCGCCGTTCTCCCGTTCGACGGCCACCCCGTGGTGGGCCTCCTCGGCGGTGTGGGTCTCGGCGTCCTCGGGGATCCCGTCGCCCAGGGCGTCGGAGTCGAAGGCGGTGATCTCGCCGCTGCCGTCGGCGAACAGCACGGTGCGCCCGGCGTGGCGGACGACGTGGCCGGGGGTGTCGGCCGCGAACACGGTGTCGGTCAGCTCGCCGGCGGCGGCGTCCAGGACCTGGAAGCCCTCGGAGGTGGAGACGAACACGTGGCGGTCGTCCCCGGCGGGGTTGAGCCGGTTGAAGCCCTCGATCTCGATGTCTTGGGCGACCTCCAGGGTGTCGCCGTCCAGGACGTAGATGCCGCCGTCGTAGGTGACCGCGATCGGGTTCGCGATGGCGGCCTCGGCGGGGGAGGCGTCCGTGGAGGCCTGCTCGGCCCCGCCGTCCTGGCCGGCCGAGCAGGCGCTCAGCAGCAGTCCGGCGGAGAGGGCGACGGGCAGGGCCGCCCGTGCCGCGGTGCGGGGTGATCTCATGGTGTTTCGATCCTTGTGTCGTTCTCTTGCGGGGACGGGTGTTCTCCGGGGCGCGGGGCGCCGCGGGCGGGGGGCAGGGGTCAGGGCGCGGTGAGGCCGTCGACGATGGCCTCGGTGTTGGCGCGCATCATGTCCAGGTAGGTGGGCGCTCCGCCGTCCGGGCCGGTCAGCGATTCGGAGTAGAGCGGGATGACGTCGATCTCCACGCCGGCCTGCTCGGCCATGACCGTGGCCAGCCGGTCGGGCTGGGAGGAGTCGGCGAACACCGCCCGCACGCCGGCGGCCTCGACCGCTTCGGCGAGGGACTGCAGGTCCGAGGCGCTGGGGGAGGCCAGGGTGGTGCCGGAGGGGATGACCGCGCCGATGACCTCGAAGCCGTAGCGGTCGGCGAGGTAGCCGAAGACGTGGTGGTTGGTCACCAGCCGGCGCTCCTCGCGGGGGATCGCGTCGAACTCGGCGGTCATCCACTCGTCCAGTTCGGCCAGCTCCCCGCCGTAGGCCTCGGCGTTGGCGCGGACCGCCTCGGCGTCGACGCCGTCGACCCGCTCCACGACCTGTTCGGCGATGAGGTCCACGGCGGCGGCGACCCGTGCGGGGTCGGTCCAGAAGTGGGGGTCGGGTTCGCCCTCGCTCTCGTCGGAGGTGTAGGGCAGCGGGTCGACGGCCTCGCCCACCGCCAGGACGGGGACGCCCGCCTCCTCGGCGGCGGCCACGTTGCGGGCCACGCCCTCCTCCAGGCCCAGGCCGTTGTGCACCACCAGGGCGGCGCCCTCGATGAGCGCGGCCTCCTGGGCGGAGACCCCGAAGGAGTGGGGGTCGGCGTCGGGCTTCATCAGGACGGTCACCTCGGCCTGGTCGCCGACCACCGCGCGGGTGAGGTCGCCGAGGATGTTGGTGGTGACCACGATCCCCTCGCCGGGGCCGTCGCCGGCGGAGCAGGAGGAGAGGCCGAGGGCGGCGGCCAGGGCCAGGGCGAGCGCCGCGGTGCGCGGCCGGGTGCGGGGGCTGCTCATCGGTTCACCGTCCGGTCTCGACCATGTGGTGGGGCGCGACCTCGGTCTCGAAGGTGCGTGCCACGCGCAGGTCGTCGTTGTAGTCGATCTCGTGGACCCGTCCGGCGTGCGCGTCGTTGACGTAGGCCCGGGAGGTGTCCACCTGGAGGGTCGGGGGGTGCTCGGCGTCGACCCGCTCCAGGAGGTCGGTGCGGGCGCGTTCCTCGCCGGTGGCGGGGTCCAGGGCGTGCAGGGCCCCGTCCTCGGTGAGGGCGAGTACGGAGGCGCCCTCGCCGACCGCCGTCGCCGTGACGACGCCGGGCAGCTCCCAGTGGTCCCAGCGCCGTTCGGCGAGGTCGAGCACGAGGACGGTGTCCGGGGCGGGGACCGCCGCCAGGGCCGCGGCCCCGGGCCGGTGGTGGAACCCGGCGACGGCGGCCCCGGCCGGCAGGCCGTCGGGGTAGGGGAGGGGCTCCGCGGTCAGGGCGCCGTCGTCCTCGGTGACCACGAGCGCGCCGTCCGCGCAGCCCAGGACGAGGCCGCGGCGGGTGTCGGCCCATGCCCCGGGGTCGGCGCACTCCTCGCCCAGGGTCTCCAGGGGTCCGCCGTCCCGGTCCAGGACCTGTACGGGGCCGTCCTCGGCCACGATCAGCCGCTCGGCGTAGGGGAGGGTCAGGCCGGCCGCCCGCGGGTCGGCGGCGGCAGCGGCGGCGGTCCCGTCCTCCAGGGAGGGCCGGTCCAGCAGCGCGAGCGTGCCGTCGGCGCCGTTCAGGGCGGTGAGGGCGGTGTCGGTCGCCGCGCTCGCGGCGGTGATGTCGGCGGTCCCGGCCGTGCGGATCTCCGCCCGGTAGTAGTGGGAGTGGTCGCCGTGGTCGACGGTCCACACGCCGCTGTCGACGACGGAGGTCGTCCGTTCATCGGATGACGACAGGTACGCGAACCGCCCGTCGCCGGTGATCCCGTCGACGGGGCCGACGGGGTCCAGCAGGGTGGACTCCTCGGTGATCAGGTCCAGGACCTGGATCCGGCCCTCGTCGTCGGCCAGGACCAGGCGCGACTGGGGCTCGGCGGCCTCTTCAGCCCCCTCGACGTAGCCGTGCGGGGTCGGCTCGGCGTCCGCGGGCGGCTCCTCCTGCGGCGCGGGGCCGCATCCGGCGAGCAGCGCGGCGGCGAGCAGCCCGGCGCCCGACGCCGGGAGCCGGCCTCTGCGGTGGGTGCGGATCATGACGCGTTCGACCTTTCGTCCGTGTGCAGGGGTGCGGGGGGATCGTCGTCGGGGGGAGTGGGGCCGCCGCCGGGCCGGAGCCGGGACAGGGCGGCCGAGCAGAAGAAGAGGGCCACGGCGGTGGCCGAGATGCTGGCCCCGGCCGCGGTGCCCCAGTGCCAGGACACGAGCAGACCGACGAAGGTGGCGGTGCAGCCCAGTACGGCGGCGCCGGCCATGATCGCGGGGATGCTCCTGGCCCAGAGCGCGGCCGCGGCCGGAGGGGCGATGAGCAGGCCGAAGACGAGCAGGGTGCCGACCACGTGGAACGAGGCGACCACCGCCAGGGTGATGAGGCCGAGCATGGCGGCGTGCGCGGCCCGGGGGGCCAGGCCCAGGGTCGTCGCCTTGCGCGGGTCGAAGGCCAGGGCGGTGAAGGAGCGGTGTCCCAGGACCGCGACGGGGAGGGCCACCAGCAGGGCCAGGGCGAGCAGGACCAGGTCCTGCTCCCGCACGGCCAGGACGTCGCCGAACAGGAAGCCGGTGAGGTCGACGGCGAAGGACCCCGAGTGGGAGACGATGATCACCCCCGCCGAGAGCATGCCGACGAAGAGCAGGCCGATGCTCGTGTCCTGGGACAGGCGCGGCGAGCGGTTCAGCGCGGTGACCCCCAGCGCCATCCCGGCCGCGGCCGCGGCAGCGCCGACGAACAGGTTGCCGCCCAGCAGCGAGGCCAGGGCGACCCCGGGGAGCATTCCGTGGGACATCGCGTCCCCCAGGAAGGCCATCCCGCGCAGCACCACCCAGGTTCCGGCCAGTGCGCAGATGAGGGACACGAGGACGCCTCCCCACAGCGCACGCTGCACGAAGACCACCTCGAAGGGGGCGAATAGGGCTTCCATGCCGGGCACTCTATAATGAAAACCGTTTTCACTACCAAATCGGAGGTGGGCATGACCTCGGACGGGGCCGGTACGGCAGGGGCGCCGGCGGTCGAACTGGCGGACGTGTACGCGGGCCACGGCGGCCGCGACGTCCTGCGCGGCGTCACCCTGGCGCTCCCCGCGGGGACGGTGACCGCCCTGGTGGGGGCCAACGGCTCGGGCAAGTCCACGCTGCTGTCCGTCATGGCCGGGGTCCTGGCCCCGCGGACCGGGAGTGTGAGCCTGGGCACGCCGCGCCGCCCCGCCCTCGTTGTGCAGCGCAGCGCGGTCTCCGACGCGCTGCCCATCACGGTGCGGGAGACCGTGGAGATGGGCAGGTGGGGGCTGCGGGGGCCGTGGCGCAGGCTGACCCGCCGGGACCGGGAGGAGGTCGGGGCGTGCATGGAGCGGCTGGGGGTCGCCGACCTGGCCCGGCGGCAGCTGGGCGAGCTGTCCGGCGGGCAGCGCCAGCGGGTCCTGCTGGCCCAGGGGCTGGCCCAGGAGGCGGACCTGCTCCTGCTCGACGAGCCCGCGACCGGCCTGGACGCGGACTCCCGCGCCCGGATCGGGGAGGTGCTGGAGCAGGAGCGCGCCCGCGGGGTCACCGTCGTGCACGCCACGCACTCCGAACGCGAGGCCGCGCGCGCCGACCTCGTCCTGCGGATGCGGGGCGGGCTGCCCCGGGAGGCCGGCGGGGCGCTCGCCCAAAGGTGAGGCGCGGGTCAAGCTTTCCCCGGTCCGCCGCCACCGAGGTTCCCCGCGGAGGGTGTTCTCTGATCGACTGGTCCCTGTGCGGCCGGTCCGCCGCGCGGCCGCGGAGCGGTGCGGCGGCGGGCCGGCGCGGGACCGACCGAGCCCCTGGGGGAGCGATGGCGACGCGACACCTCGTACACGAGGACCACACCCACGAGCACGGTGCCTCCTGCGGGCACGTGGCGGTGCCCCACCAGGGGCACGTGGACTACGTGCACGACGGGCACCTGCACCACGGCCACGAGGGCCATTGGGACGAGTGCGCGCACGAGGGGCACGCCGTCCACGAGGACCACGACCACCGGCACGGGGAGGGGTGCGGGCACGTGGCGGTGCCCCACCAGGGGCACGTGGACTACGTGCACGACGGGCACCTGCACCACGGCCACGAGGGCCATTGGGACGAGTGCGCGCACGAGGGGCACGCCGTCCACGAGGACCACGACCACCGGCACGGGGAGGGGTGCGGGCACGTGGCGGTGCCCCACCAGGGGCACGTGGACTACGTGCACGACGGGCACCTGCACCGCGAGCACGACGGCCACTGGGACGAGCACTCCACCGGTCCCTGACCGGGGCACGGGGCCCGGCGGGCCACGGGGGGCGGAACGGCTGTTCCGCCCCCTTTCGCGTGCTCCGGGCGCGCGGCCCCGGGGCGACCGAGGGGCTGGAGCCGCGGGCGGTGGATCCGTCCCGTTTCGCGGAGGTCTATACTCATGAAACGAAAACCGTTTTCATTGTCCGCATGGCCGGGGTGCGCCCCCACCCGGCCGGACGCGCCCCCGCACCGCCCCCACGGCCCCGGAGAGGAACCCCCGACCCATGAGCACGCGCAGCCCGCACCGCGCCGGGCTCCCCGCGCCACCGCCCCCGGCCGCCCGGCCCGGACGGCGGCGGCGCGGCCTCCCCGCCGCGCTCCTCCTGGCGGCCGCCCTCGTGGCCGTGATCCTGGCCTCGGCCGCCACCGGGGCGGTCGACCTGACCCCGCTGGACGCCGCCCGGCTGCTGCTGGGGCACCTCGTCCCGGGCATGCCCTGGATGACCGACGGCACCTACACCGTGCTCCAGGACCAGGCGGTGTGGGGCTTCCGGCTCCCCCGGGCCCTGCTCGCCGCCCTGGCCGGGGCCTCCCTGGCCCTGGCGGGCGCGCTCATGCAGGCCGTCGTGCACAACCCGCTCGCCGAGCCGTACGTCCTGGGCGTCTCCTCCGGGGCGGGCGTCGGCGCGGTCCTGGTCGTCGTGGGCGGGGCCGTCGGCGGCCTGTCGCTCTCGACGGCGGCCTTCGCCGGGGCCGCCGCGGCCACCGCCGCCGTCTACTTCATCGCCCGCAGGCACGGCCGCATCGCCCCGCAGCGGCTCATCCTCGCCGGGGTCGCGCTCGGCGCCCTGTTCAGCGCCGTCACCAGCTACCTCACCCTGACCACCGAGGCGCAGAACGTCTTCAGCGTCATGTTCTTCCTGCTCGGCTCGGTGTCGGCCGCCACCATGGGGTCCCTGCTCGCGCCCGCCCTGGCGCTGCTCGCCGCGCTCGTCGTCGTCGGCGCCAACGTGCGCGGGATCAACGCCCTGCTCGCGGGCGACGAGGCCGCCACCTCCCTTGGCGTCTCCGTGGACCGGCTGCGCACCGTCCTGCTGCTGGTCTCCGCACTCCTGGTGGGCGCCGTCGTCTCGGTGAGCGGCAGTATCGGC is a window of Nocardiopsis changdeensis DNA encoding:
- the aztA gene encoding zinc ABC transporter ATP-binding protein AztA → MTSDGAGTAGAPAVELADVYAGHGGRDVLRGVTLALPAGTVTALVGANGSGKSTLLSVMAGVLAPRTGSVSLGTPRRPALVVQRSAVSDALPITVRETVEMGRWGLRGPWRRLTRRDREEVGACMERLGVADLARRQLGELSGGQRQRVLLAQGLAQEADLLLLDEPATGLDADSRARIGEVLEQERARGVTVVHATHSEREAARADLVLRMRGGLPREAGGALAQR
- a CDS encoding ABC transporter: MIRTHRRGRLPASGAGLLAAALLAGCGPAPQEEPPADAEPTPHGYVEGAEEAAEPQSRLVLADDEGRIQVLDLITEESTLLDPVGPVDGITGDGRFAYLSSSDERTTSVVDSGVWTVDHGDHSHYYRAEIRTAGTADITAASAATDTALTALNGADGTLALLDRPSLEDGTAAAAAADPRAAGLTLPYAERLIVAEDGPVQVLDRDGGPLETLGEECADPGAWADTRRGLVLGCADGALVVTEDDGALTAEPLPYPDGLPAGAAVAGFHHRPGAAALAAVPAPDTVLVLDLAERRWDHWELPGVVTATAVGEGASVLALTEDGALHALDPATGEERARTDLLERVDAEHPPTLQVDTSRAYVNDAHAGRVHEIDYNDDLRVARTFETEVAPHHMVETGR
- the aztD gene encoding zinc metallochaperone AztD, coding for MRSPRTAARAALPVALSAGLLLSACSAGQDGGAEQASTDASPAEAAIANPIAVTYDGGIYVLDGDTLEVAQDIEIEGFNRLNPAGDDRHVFVSTSEGFQVLDAAAGELTDTVFAADTPGHVVRHAGRTVLFADGSGEITAFDSDALGDGIPEDAETHTAEEAHHGVAVERENGELLLTIGTEEERTGALVLDADGEEIARSEDCPGVHGEAAAEGDTIVIGCEDGVLVYGDDGFTKVDAEHDYGRIGNQAGSDTSPIVLGDYKTDPDAELERPEQVSLIDTSDASLTLVELPSSYTFRSLGRGPGDEALVLGTDGSLHVIDPETAELTDSIELMDAWEEPLEWQQPRPALFVRGGTAYVTDTATRQVHALNLETGEVTASTTLEETPNELSGVAP
- the aztB gene encoding zinc ABC transporter permease AztB; its protein translation is MEALFAPFEVVFVQRALWGGVLVSLICALAGTWVVLRGMAFLGDAMSHGMLPGVALASLLGGNLFVGAAAAAAGMALGVTALNRSPRLSQDTSIGLLFVGMLSAGVIIVSHSGSFAVDLTGFLFGDVLAVREQDLVLLALALLVALPVAVLGHRSFTALAFDPRKATTLGLAPRAAHAAMLGLITLAVVASFHVVGTLLVFGLLIAPPAAAALWARSIPAIMAGAAVLGCTATFVGLLVSWHWGTAAGASISATAVALFFCSAALSRLRPGGGPTPPDDDPPAPLHTDERSNAS
- a CDS encoding FecCD family ABC transporter permease, with the translated sequence MSTRSPHRAGLPAPPPPAARPGRRRRGLPAALLLAAALVAVILASAATGAVDLTPLDAARLLLGHLVPGMPWMTDGTYTVLQDQAVWGFRLPRALLAALAGASLALAGALMQAVVHNPLAEPYVLGVSSGAGVGAVLVVVGGAVGGLSLSTAAFAGAAAATAAVYFIARRHGRIAPQRLILAGVALGALFSAVTSYLTLTTEAQNVFSVMFFLLGSVSAATMGSLLAPALALLAALVVVGANVRGINALLAGDEAATSLGVSVDRLRTVLLLVSALLVGAVVSVSGSIGFVGLIIPHIARILVGTDHRVMLPVSVLGGAVFLAAADLMARTVAAPVEVPLGILTAVVGAPFFLWLLRRDRASTVGMDR
- a CDS encoding alpha/beta fold hydrolase, giving the protein MTGEDRFADLSDGTRICYRVQGPPEGVPVLLIAGLGLDLTSWPRRMVDGLLDRGARVVAFDNRDAGRSTRVPTPSPSPLHSVLGRPRPDSYDLGAMAADTVGLLDHLGIERAHLVGMSMGGMIGQTLAARHPDRTASLTSVFSTTGERRVGRVAWSSLARMGGRPARTVEESVRKHLAFLRHIGSAVFPPDIDEEVAWARGLWERAGGVRARSGVPRQIGAIHASGDRTRELARIGAPTLVVHGDVDLMVHPSGGRATARAVPGARFVEIGGMAHHLAPGVVDRLVDLVRDHTARAGG
- the aztC gene encoding zinc ABC transporter substrate-binding protein AztC, which gives rise to MSSPRTRPRTAALALALAAALGLSSCSAGDGPGEGIVVTTNILGDLTRAVVGDQAEVTVLMKPDADPHSFGVSAQEAALIEGAALVVHNGLGLEEGVARNVAAAEEAGVPVLAVGEAVDPLPYTSDESEGEPDPHFWTDPARVAAAVDLIAEQVVERVDGVDAEAVRANAEAYGGELAELDEWMTAEFDAIPREERRLVTNHHVFGYLADRYGFEVIGAVIPSGTTLASPSASDLQSLAEAVEAAGVRAVFADSSQPDRLATVMAEQAGVEIDVIPLYSESLTGPDGGAPTYLDMMRANTEAIVDGLTAP
- a CDS encoding flavin-containing monooxygenase, giving the protein MAGGRTEVEHLDVLVVGAGISGIGAARYLKEHHPGKRFAVLEARAAVGGTWDLFRYPGVRSDSDLHTFGYEFKPWRDHQAIADADRILAYLREAVEENGLGPHIRYHHRVLGAEWSSERARWLVEIERTDTGERLRLSAGWLFSASGYYRYDEGFTPRFEGRERFAGTVVHPQHWPRDLDYADGKVAVIGSGATAVTLVPAMAREAGHVTMVQRTPTYIMPVPRGDALADRLRRVFGDERGHRMARRKNIWKSALVWRFCRRFPKAARGLIRRVTVAQLPAGYPVDEHFSPPYDPWDQRLCAAPDGDFFRAVRSGRASVVTDRIASFTEKGLLLESGREVEADVVVTATGLNLRLFGGVELTVDGAPVRLPDTVAYKGMMLSGVPNLAFAVGYTNTSWTLKVGLLCEHFCRLLEHMDARGYDICVPEPSDPGMPTRPLLDFAAGYVRRSVAELPRQGDRAPWLTSTGYTEDVALLRADRVADPELRFARAAAPVRTEASA